GCCGACACCTTCGGGCTCGCCCTCGGCGTCCCGGTGCACGGCCTGTGCACCCTGGACGGCCTCGCGCACGCGGCCGGCTTCGACGGCGGCCCCTTCGTGGTGGCGACCGACGCGCGCCGCAAGGAGGTCTACTGGGCGACCTACGCCGACTCCCGCACCCGGCTGACGGAGCCCGCCGTCGACCGCCCCGCCGACATCGCCGAGCGCGTCGCGGGACTGCCCGCGGTGGGCGCGGGTGCGCTGCTGTACCCCGACACCTTCCCCGACGCCCACGACCCGCAGCACGGGTCGGCCGCCGCCCTCGCCGAACTCGCCGTCGAGCGGCTCGCCGCAGGGCAGGAGCTGCCCGCGCCCCGGCCGCTCTATCTGCGCAGGCCGGACGCCCAGGTCCCGAAGAACTACAAGGTGGTCACCCCCAAGTGACCGCACCCGTGACACCTCGGCTGCGCGAGATGCGCTGGTGGGACATCGACCCCGTCCTCGACCTGGAGAAGGACCTCTTCCCCGAGGACGCCTGGTCCCGCGGCATGTTCTGGTCCGAGCTGGCCCACGCGCGCGGCGCGGGCGCCACCCGCCGCTACTTCGTCGCCGAGGACCCGGACAGGGCCGGCGGGGTGGTCGGGTACGCGGGGCTCGCCGCCTCGGGCGACCTCGCCGACATCCAGACCGTCGCCGTCGCGCGCGGCCACTGGGGCACCGGGCTCGGCGGCCGGCTGCTGGCCGAACTGCTCAGCTCCGCCACCGACTTCGAGTGCGCCGAAGTGATGCTGGAGTGCCGGATCGACAACGTCCGCGCCCAGAAGCTCTACGAGCGCTTCGGCTTCGAGGCGATCGGCTTCCGCCGCGGCTACTACCAGCCGGGCAACGTCGACGCGCTGGTCATGCGACTGACCGACCCCGCAACCTCCGTACAAGGAACCGAGATCAATGGCTGACGAACCGCTCGTCCTGGGCATCGAGACCTCCTGCGACGAGACCGGCGTCGGCATCGTGCGCGGCACCACCCTGCTGGCCGACGCCGTCGCCTCCAGCGTCGACGAGCACGCCAGGTTCGGGGGCGTCGTCCCCGAGGTCGCCTCCCGGGCCCATCTGGAGGCGATGGTCCCGACCATCGAGCGCGCGCTGAAGGACGCCGGGATCACCGCCCGCGACCTCGACGGCGTCGCCGTCACCGCCGGCCCCGGGCTGGCCGGCGCGCTGCTGGTCGGCGTCACGGCGGCCAAGGCGTACGCCTACGCGCTCGGCAAGCCGCTGTACGGCGTCAACCACCTGGCCTCGCACATCTGCGTGGACCAGCTGGAGCACGGCGCGCTGCCCGAGCCGACGATGGCGCTGCTGGTCTCGGGCGGTCACTCCTCGCTGCTCCTGTCGACCGACATCACCTCCGACGTCCGCCCGCTCGGCGCGACCATCGACGACGCGGCGGGCGAGGCCTTCGACAAGATCGCCCGGGTGCTGAACCTCGGCTTCCCCGGCGGCCCGGTCATCGACCGGTACGCCCGGGAGGGCGACCCGAAGGCGATCGCGTTCCCGCGCGGTCTGACCGGACCGAGGGACGCGCCCTACGACTTCTCCTTCTCCGGGCTGAAGACCTCGGTCGCCCGCTGGATCGAGGCCAAGCGCGCGGCGGGCGAGGAGGTGCCGGTGCGCGATGTGTCGGCGTCCTTCCAGGAGGCGGTCGTCGACGTGCTGACCCGCAAGGCGGTACGGGCCTGCAAGGACGAGGGCGTCGACCATCTGATGATCGGCGGCGGGGTGGCCGCCAACTCCCGGCTGCGGGCGCTGGCGCAGGAGCGCTGCGAGGCGGCCGGCATCCGGCTGCGGGTGCCCAGGCCCAAGCTCTGCACGGACAACGGCGCGATGGTCGCGGCGCTCGGCGCGGAGATGGTCGCCCGCGGCCGGCCCGCGTCGGACTGGGACCTGTCGGCGGACTCCTCGCTGCCGGTGACCGAGCCGCATGTGCCGGGCCACGGGCATGAGCACGGCCACGACCATGTGCACGAGGTCAGCAAGGAGAACCTGTACTCGTGACCGTCGCCCTGATGTGGGAGGCGCGGGCCGCCGAGGGCCGGGGCGCCGACCTGCTCGCCTGGGCCGGGGAGCAGGAGCTGCCCAGGCAGCCGCTGCGCCGCGAGGTGCTCCGCGCCCCGGGCGACCGGGTCCTCGTCATCACCTGGTGGGACGCGGAGTTCGACGCCGAACTGCCCGAACTGCCCGAGCCGGACCCCGGGTCGGTGACCCGCGCCGTGCACCGCTGGCGGTTCGAGTCGGTCACCGTCGGCTGACCGTTCCCCGACCGGCCGCCCGCCCGGCCGGGGTCACCGGGGCCGCGACACCTCCGTCTCGCACCACAGCCGCCGGTCGGTGCCCGGCCTGCGCACCGGCCCGGTCAGTTCGAGCCGCGCGGTGTGCCGCACGTCGGCGCTGGACGCCGCCAGCCGCAGCTCAAGGGCGCCCGGTTCGACCACCCGGGTGCCGGTGCGGTCGGTGAACGCGGACAGCTCGGCGTGGAAGCGGAAGCTGACCCTGGCCGCCTCGCCCGGATCGAGGTCGAGCCGCCGGTAGCCGATCAGCCGGACGTCGGGCCTGGTCACCGAGGCCACCGGGTCGTGCAGATACAGCTGGACGACCTCGGCGCCCGCGCGCCCGCCCGTGTTGCGGACGGTCAGCGCCAGCTCAAAGGAGCCGTCGGTGCCGATCCGCGGTTCGGTGCCCTCGAAGCCGTCCCAGGTGAACGTCGTGTACGAGCGGCCGTGCCCGAACGGGTACAGCGGGGTCGGGTCCAGGTTGCTGACCTCGCCCGCGAGGCCGAGCGGCGGCTGGAGGTAGGTCCAGGGCTGGCCGCCGGGCAGCCGCGGCACGCTCACCGGGAGCCGGCCCGACGGGTTGACCCGCCCCGACAGCACGCCCGCCACCGCGGGGCCGCCCTCCTCGCCGGGGAAGAACGCCTGCACCACGGCGCCCAGCCGGCCGTGCCAGCGGCCCAGCGCGTAGGGGCGGCCGGTCAGCAGCACCAGGACCACCGGGACGCCGGTGGCGAGCAGCGCGTCCAGCAGCTCGCCCTGCACCCCGGGCAGCCGCAGGTCCGTCACGTCGCAGCCCTCGCCCGAGGTGCCGCGGCCGAAGAGGCCCGCCCGGTCGCCGAGCACCGCCACGCACACGTCCGCCTCGGAGGCCCGCGCCACCGCCTCGGCGATCCCCGCCCGGTCGGGATCGGACACCCCGCAGCCCTCGGCGAACGTCACCTTGGCGTCCGGGAGTTCGGCGCGCACCGCGTCGAGCAGCGGCGGGATGTCGATGCCCAGCGGCACCTCGGGGTGGCGGGGCAGTACATGGGACGGGAAGGAGTAGCAGCCGAGCATCGCGAGCGCGTCGGCGGCGCGCGGGCCGACCACCGCGATCCGGGCGTCGGGGGAGAGCGGCAGCAGGGCGTCCGGGTTGTCGAGCAACACCGCCGATTCCTCGGCCAGTCGGCGGGCGAGGTCCCGGTTGGCCGGCGGGTCGAGGTCGATCGGGCCGGTCGGCTCCGGGGCGAAGTCCTCGTCGAGCAGCCCGAGTTCGCACTTCTGGAGCAGGACCCGGCGGGCCGCGCGGTCGATCAGCTCCTCGGGGACGGTGCCGTCGCGGACCGCGTCGAGCAGCGGGGTGCCGTAGCACTTCAGGGTGGGCAGCTCGACGTCGATACCGGCGTTCAGCGCGGCGTGCGCGGCCTCGGCGGGGCTGCCCGCCACCCGGTGCAGGCTCTGCAGGAAGCCGATGCCGAAGTAGTCGGCGACGACCGTGCCGGTGAACCCCCAGCGCTCCCGCAGGAGTTCGGTCAGCAGCCCGGGGTCGGCGGAGGCGGGGACGCCGTCCGTCTCGGTGTACGCGGCCATCACCGAGCGGGCCCCGCCCTCGCGCAGCGCCATCTCGAACGGCACCAGCGTCACGTCGGCGAACTCGCGCACCCCGGCCCGCACGGGCGCGAGGTTGCGGGCGCCCGCCGAGGACGCGTACCCGGCGAAGTGCTTGAGGGTGGCGACCACCCCGGCCGACTCCAGCCCCCGCACATAGGCGGCGCCCACGGTGCCGACCAGGTAGGGGTCCTCGCCGATGGTCTCCTCGACCCGGCCC
The sequence above is a segment of the Streptomyces griseoviridis genome. Coding sequences within it:
- the tsaB gene encoding tRNA (adenosine(37)-N6)-threonylcarbamoyltransferase complex dimerization subunit type 1 TsaB; translated protein: MLLLALDTATPAVTVALHDGRDVIASSSQVDARRHGELLLPAVDRVLADAGLRLDAVTGVVVGVGPGPYTGLRVGLMTADTFGLALGVPVHGLCTLDGLAHAAGFDGGPFVVATDARRKEVYWATYADSRTRLTEPAVDRPADIAERVAGLPAVGAGALLYPDTFPDAHDPQHGSAAALAELAVERLAAGQELPAPRPLYLRRPDAQVPKNYKVVTPK
- the rimI gene encoding ribosomal protein S18-alanine N-acetyltransferase, producing MTAPVTPRLREMRWWDIDPVLDLEKDLFPEDAWSRGMFWSELAHARGAGATRRYFVAEDPDRAGGVVGYAGLAASGDLADIQTVAVARGHWGTGLGGRLLAELLSSATDFECAEVMLECRIDNVRAQKLYERFGFEAIGFRRGYYQPGNVDALVMRLTDPATSVQGTEING
- the tsaD gene encoding tRNA (adenosine(37)-N6)-threonylcarbamoyltransferase complex transferase subunit TsaD, producing the protein MADEPLVLGIETSCDETGVGIVRGTTLLADAVASSVDEHARFGGVVPEVASRAHLEAMVPTIERALKDAGITARDLDGVAVTAGPGLAGALLVGVTAAKAYAYALGKPLYGVNHLASHICVDQLEHGALPEPTMALLVSGGHSSLLLSTDITSDVRPLGATIDDAAGEAFDKIARVLNLGFPGGPVIDRYAREGDPKAIAFPRGLTGPRDAPYDFSFSGLKTSVARWIEAKRAAGEEVPVRDVSASFQEAVVDVLTRKAVRACKDEGVDHLMIGGGVAANSRLRALAQERCEAAGIRLRVPRPKLCTDNGAMVAALGAEMVARGRPASDWDLSADSSLPVTEPHVPGHGHEHGHDHVHEVSKENLYS
- a CDS encoding glycoside hydrolase family 3 N-terminal domain-containing protein — protein: MTTASWRDPALPAAARVDDLLSRMTLQEKTAQLYGVWVGAATDGDGVAPLQSEMAADHDWDELIGHGLGQLTRSFGTAPVDPALGAQALARAQRRIMAAGRFGVPAVAHEECLAGFTTWGATAYPVPLAWGASFDPPLVEEMGRRIGQDLRAAGVHQGLAPVLDVVRDPRWGRVEETIGEDPYLVGTVGAAYVRGLESAGVVATLKHFAGYASSAGARNLAPVRAGVREFADVTLVPFEMALREGGARSVMAAYTETDGVPASADPGLLTELLRERWGFTGTVVADYFGIGFLQSLHRVAGSPAEAAHAALNAGIDVELPTLKCYGTPLLDAVRDGTVPEELIDRAARRVLLQKCELGLLDEDFAPEPTGPIDLDPPANRDLARRLAEESAVLLDNPDALLPLSPDARIAVVGPRAADALAMLGCYSFPSHVLPRHPEVPLGIDIPPLLDAVRAELPDAKVTFAEGCGVSDPDRAGIAEAVARASEADVCVAVLGDRAGLFGRGTSGEGCDVTDLRLPGVQGELLDALLATGVPVVLVLLTGRPYALGRWHGRLGAVVQAFFPGEEGGPAVAGVLSGRVNPSGRLPVSVPRLPGGQPWTYLQPPLGLAGEVSNLDPTPLYPFGHGRSYTTFTWDGFEGTEPRIGTDGSFELALTVRNTGGRAGAEVVQLYLHDPVASVTRPDVRLIGYRRLDLDPGEAARVSFRFHAELSAFTDRTGTRVVEPGALELRLAASSADVRHTARLELTGPVRRPGTDRRLWCETEVSRPR